One window from the genome of Rhodopirellula halodulae encodes:
- a CDS encoding DUF932 domain-containing protein, with the protein MLTSTKPQNNFENSTRFTYALASVRDIRVGEVHRSPGGRISLKELEIDGQPVAATRRFWRSFFTRFGIAENVFRYFRPDEVFARIQSQREDVSFRYCIARSNLADSKRADQLLAITNPNRPIIRYDDIRGLLDQNGGQDVRYHNGVVTSTHAPRGGSRQFAIGGDQFRDRFCLETPVDGYGHPRLFLSMLRLVCSNGMIGHAKAFRSDVPVGKNMEHCIVRALESFDNGDGYAALRQRFESSQTSWASVHECLRLNELLESLRRDEQLTQTGLVGRFRSIAGDLNELYGLANLDALSDKRRRILPSKARVYDLINFASEVATHHAKADGANRIQAWLGSLISEEFDLEGTANSGADFDAFFVPSNDGLPAQSRN; encoded by the coding sequence ATGTTGACCTCAACCAAGCCACAAAACAATTTCGAAAACTCAACTCGTTTTACCTACGCACTGGCCAGCGTACGCGACATTCGCGTGGGCGAGGTGCATCGTTCACCGGGAGGCCGGATCAGTTTGAAGGAGCTGGAAATTGATGGGCAGCCGGTGGCTGCAACGCGTCGATTTTGGCGTTCTTTTTTCACTCGCTTTGGAATCGCTGAGAACGTCTTCCGCTACTTTCGCCCCGACGAAGTGTTCGCTCGTATCCAATCGCAGCGTGAGGATGTTTCGTTTCGTTACTGCATCGCTCGGTCCAATTTGGCTGACTCAAAAAGAGCGGATCAACTGTTGGCCATCACGAACCCCAATCGTCCCATCATTCGCTACGACGATATTCGTGGGCTGTTGGATCAAAACGGTGGACAAGACGTTCGCTATCACAACGGCGTCGTGACCAGTACCCACGCGCCGCGAGGCGGAAGTCGACAATTCGCAATCGGAGGCGACCAGTTTCGAGATCGATTCTGTTTGGAAACGCCGGTCGACGGATATGGGCATCCTCGATTGTTCCTGTCGATGCTTCGATTGGTGTGTAGCAACGGCATGATTGGACACGCCAAGGCGTTTCGAAGCGATGTCCCTGTTGGCAAGAACATGGAACACTGCATCGTGCGGGCGTTGGAGTCGTTTGACAACGGCGATGGCTACGCCGCGTTGCGGCAGAGGTTTGAATCCAGCCAGACATCTTGGGCGTCCGTGCACGAGTGCTTGCGTTTGAACGAGTTGCTGGAGTCGCTTCGTCGGGACGAGCAGCTCACTCAAACTGGTTTGGTTGGGCGTTTCCGCTCAATTGCGGGAGATCTGAATGAGCTCTATGGCCTTGCGAACCTGGATGCTCTCAGCGACAAGCGGCGAAGAATTCTGCCCAGCAAGGCTCGCGTTTACGACCTCATCAATTTTGCTAGCGAGGTGGCAACTCATCATGCGAAAGCCGATGGTGCCAATCGCATTCAAGCATGGCTTGGCTCGCTGATTTCCGAGGAATTTGACCTGGAAGGCACCGCCAACTCCGGAGCCGACTTCGACGCATTCTTTGTTCCGAGCAATGATGGGTTGCCAGCACAGAGTCGCAATTGA
- a CDS encoding glycogen/starch/alpha-glucan phosphorylase encodes MSNTLSAPPNASPTDNSFPLSELPSELARHLTITLGHDFTGEDTDKQNSEYLYQALAIAVRDRLVPIWRDTWKKTCLSKDRKVYYLSLEFLIGRSLTNAVENLELDEDVRKALRAYGVSMEEVADKELDAGLGNGGLGRLAACFLDSCANLQLPVVGYGIRYEYGMFHQHIEDGRQVEDPDRWLRDGNPWEIKRPEDTRRVRFYGRTENYYDEHGTLRPRLVDSHDVLAVPYDMPVPGYRNDTVNTLRLWKASTTDVFNLSEFNAGSYPEAVAAKNDAEQISMVLYPNDASENGKELRLKQQYFLVSASLQDVIERWVEQNGEDFTDFGRKNCFQLNDTHPACAVPELMRLLMDEHGLEWDDAWDVTTRCMAYTNHTLLPEALERWSVGLFSRLLPRLLEIIYEINARFLKLVDQQWPGDVEMRREMSLIEEGDNPHIRMAYLAIVGSFSVNGVAGLHTQLLESGLFKHFNTLWPRKFNNKTNGVTQRRWLSHCNPGLRNLLNETIGEGWQRDLTKIKDLAPYATDAAFRKKWIAVKQENKARLSDLVLAETGVRFNTSFMFDVQVKRIHEYKRQLLNVLHIVHLYDRILRGETAGMVPRCVLIGGKAAPGYHVAKLIVKLINDVAKVVNNHPSAQDLLKVVFFPNYRVSSMEVICPATELSEQISTAGKEASGTGNMKFMMNGALTIGTLDGANIEIRENAGAENFFLFGLNAAEVSELKKDYRPNDVIAADEDIVRVMNLLESGHFNPDNPGLFDLLTSGLRSPQDPWVTIADLRSYIDAQAEVGKAYQDTDRWNEMSILNTAGSGWFSSDRTIQQYADDIWDVRPLT; translated from the coding sequence ATGTCCAACACGCTTTCCGCTCCGCCGAATGCTTCTCCGACTGACAACTCGTTTCCACTTTCTGAGCTTCCTTCGGAATTGGCTCGTCACCTAACGATCACGTTGGGACACGATTTCACCGGTGAAGACACTGACAAACAGAACAGCGAGTACCTCTATCAAGCCCTCGCCATTGCCGTTCGAGATCGCTTGGTCCCTATCTGGCGCGACACCTGGAAGAAAACCTGTCTCAGCAAAGACCGCAAGGTTTACTATCTCTCGCTCGAGTTCTTGATTGGCCGCTCGCTAACCAACGCTGTTGAAAACCTGGAACTGGACGAAGACGTCCGCAAAGCGCTGCGTGCCTATGGCGTTAGCATGGAAGAAGTCGCTGACAAGGAACTCGACGCGGGTCTCGGCAACGGCGGTTTGGGTCGCTTGGCAGCATGCTTCCTGGATAGTTGTGCCAACCTACAACTTCCCGTGGTTGGATATGGCATCCGCTACGAATACGGCATGTTCCACCAGCACATCGAAGACGGTCGACAAGTCGAGGACCCCGATCGTTGGCTCCGTGACGGCAACCCCTGGGAAATCAAACGTCCCGAAGACACCCGCCGGGTACGTTTCTACGGCCGCACGGAAAACTACTACGACGAACACGGAACTCTGCGTCCTCGTCTGGTCGATTCGCACGACGTGCTGGCGGTGCCATACGACATGCCGGTTCCCGGATATCGCAACGACACGGTCAACACATTGCGATTGTGGAAAGCTTCCACGACGGACGTCTTCAACCTCAGCGAGTTCAACGCGGGTTCGTACCCTGAAGCCGTCGCGGCAAAGAACGACGCTGAACAGATTTCAATGGTTCTGTACCCCAACGATGCCAGCGAAAACGGAAAGGAATTGCGTCTGAAACAGCAGTACTTCCTTGTCTCCGCATCGTTGCAAGACGTCATCGAACGATGGGTCGAACAGAACGGCGAAGACTTCACGGACTTCGGTCGCAAAAATTGCTTCCAACTCAACGACACGCACCCCGCGTGTGCTGTCCCCGAGTTGATGCGTTTGCTAATGGACGAACACGGCCTGGAATGGGACGACGCCTGGGACGTGACCACGCGCTGCATGGCATACACCAACCACACCTTGTTGCCCGAAGCACTGGAGCGATGGTCGGTCGGATTGTTCAGCCGTCTGCTGCCTCGCTTGCTGGAAATCATCTACGAGATCAACGCTCGTTTCTTGAAACTGGTCGACCAGCAATGGCCAGGTGACGTCGAGATGCGTCGCGAAATGTCGCTGATCGAAGAAGGCGACAACCCGCACATCCGCATGGCTTACTTGGCAATCGTTGGCAGTTTCTCCGTCAATGGTGTGGCCGGCTTGCACACGCAACTGCTCGAATCAGGATTGTTCAAACACTTCAACACGTTGTGGCCACGTAAGTTCAACAACAAGACCAACGGTGTGACTCAGCGTCGTTGGTTGTCCCACTGCAATCCAGGGCTCCGCAATCTACTCAACGAGACGATCGGTGAGGGCTGGCAGCGTGACCTGACGAAGATCAAAGATTTGGCCCCCTACGCGACGGACGCCGCGTTCCGCAAGAAATGGATTGCCGTCAAGCAAGAGAACAAAGCCCGTTTGTCAGACTTGGTTCTGGCCGAAACTGGCGTGCGTTTCAACACTTCATTCATGTTTGACGTGCAAGTCAAACGAATTCACGAATACAAACGTCAGTTGTTGAACGTTCTGCATATCGTCCACCTCTACGATCGTATTCTTCGCGGCGAGACGGCCGGCATGGTGCCTCGTTGTGTGCTGATCGGCGGCAAAGCTGCTCCTGGCTATCACGTCGCGAAATTAATCGTAAAACTGATCAACGATGTCGCCAAAGTGGTGAACAATCATCCTTCCGCGCAAGACTTGTTGAAGGTGGTGTTCTTCCCGAACTACCGCGTTTCATCGATGGAAGTGATTTGCCCCGCGACCGAATTGTCCGAGCAAATCTCGACGGCGGGCAAAGAAGCTTCCGGTACCGGCAACATGAAATTCATGATGAACGGTGCCTTAACCATCGGAACGCTCGACGGAGCCAATATCGAAATTCGCGAAAACGCGGGCGCCGAAAACTTCTTCTTGTTCGGCTTGAATGCGGCAGAAGTATCGGAACTGAAGAAGGACTACCGCCCCAACGACGTCATCGCGGCTGATGAGGACATCGTTCGCGTGATGAACCTGCTCGAAAGCGGTCACTTCAACCCGGACAACCCCGGGTTGTTCGACCTGCTGACCAGCGGCTTGCGAAGCCCACAGGATCCATGGGTCACCATCGCCGATTTGCGGTCCTACATCGACGCTCAAGCCGAAGTGGGCAAAGCCTACCAAGACACGGATCGCTGGAACGAAATGAGCATCCTGAACACGGCCGGAAGCGGTTGGTTCAGCAGCGACCGCACGATCCAGCAGTACGCGGACGACATTTGGGACGTGCGTCCGCTGACCTGA
- the uvrB gene encoding excinuclease ABC subunit UvrB, whose protein sequence is MSTTKLAPAAFDLNQPFPPSGDQPAAIAKLIEGFQSGKTAQTLLGATGTGKTYTMANVIASVQRPALILSHNKTLAAQLYGEFKEFFPNNAVHYFVSYYDYYQPEAYIPQRDVYIEKDSSINEEIDRLRLATTSSLVSRRDVVIVASVSSIYGLGSPEDYRQLVVDLHQGEQTRRDHLLLKFVDLQYQRNDIQFERGKFRVRGDSIELWPSYEEFAYRIEMWGDEIEKISLIHPTSGETIKTTEHLYIYPCKHFVMPEDRIQRAIRIIREELTQQLETFQSQGKLLEAQRLSARTKFDLEMLAEVGHCPGIENYSRPLAGKPPGATPDTLYDFFPKDFITFVDESHVTVPQVRAMYAGDRSRKITLVEHGFRLPCALDNRPLKFDEWEERTGQICFVSATPSDYELERTGGEVVEQIIRPTGLLDPEVEIVSARGQVTHLLEEVRLRAERDERVLVTALTKRLAEDLATYFQEQSVRCRWLHSELNAFERVDLLQELRSGQFDCLVGVNLLREGLDLPEVSLVAILDADKEGFLRSETSLIQTIGRAARNANSKVILYADKVTESMQMAIDETERRRAIQMEYNAKHGIVPKTVRKSIRQGIDTEAANHKESTRKAKDSGEVTYITIEYVDALEQEMLAAAEDLEFERAARLRDRVLQLKEHIGKPLSEVEIVDEKQASKSGGRGRGRRGGKAKGARKGAKIPRPKRG, encoded by the coding sequence ATGAGCACCACCAAACTCGCGCCGGCCGCCTTTGATCTGAATCAACCGTTCCCGCCTTCGGGGGACCAACCGGCCGCGATCGCCAAATTGATCGAAGGTTTCCAAAGCGGCAAGACCGCCCAGACCCTGCTGGGGGCCACTGGGACCGGAAAGACCTACACGATGGCGAATGTGATCGCATCGGTGCAGCGTCCCGCCCTCATTTTGAGCCACAACAAAACGCTCGCGGCCCAGCTCTACGGAGAATTCAAAGAGTTCTTCCCCAACAACGCCGTGCACTATTTCGTCAGCTACTACGACTATTACCAACCAGAAGCCTACATCCCCCAACGGGACGTCTACATCGAAAAAGACTCCTCGATCAACGAAGAAATCGACCGCCTGCGTTTGGCGACCACCAGTTCATTGGTCAGTCGCCGTGACGTGGTGATCGTGGCCTCGGTCAGCAGCATTTACGGTCTGGGATCGCCCGAAGATTACCGGCAATTGGTCGTCGATCTGCACCAGGGCGAGCAAACACGTCGAGATCACTTGCTGTTGAAGTTTGTGGACCTGCAGTATCAACGCAACGACATCCAGTTCGAACGAGGCAAGTTCCGCGTGCGAGGCGACTCGATCGAGCTTTGGCCCAGCTACGAAGAGTTTGCCTACCGAATCGAAATGTGGGGCGACGAGATTGAAAAGATTTCGCTGATCCATCCCACTTCGGGCGAAACGATCAAGACGACCGAGCATCTCTACATTTATCCCTGCAAGCACTTCGTGATGCCCGAGGATCGCATTCAGCGAGCCATCCGAATCATTCGCGAGGAACTGACGCAGCAGTTGGAAACGTTTCAGTCGCAAGGCAAATTGCTAGAAGCTCAACGACTTTCTGCACGCACTAAGTTCGATCTGGAAATGCTGGCGGAAGTTGGCCACTGTCCCGGAATCGAAAACTATTCGCGACCATTGGCGGGCAAGCCACCGGGGGCGACACCCGACACGTTGTACGACTTCTTTCCGAAAGACTTCATCACCTTTGTCGATGAGTCCCACGTGACGGTGCCTCAAGTACGCGCGATGTACGCCGGGGACCGAAGCCGCAAAATCACGTTGGTCGAACACGGGTTTCGATTGCCCTGCGCTCTCGATAACCGACCGTTGAAGTTCGATGAATGGGAAGAACGCACCGGTCAGATCTGTTTCGTCAGTGCCACGCCCAGCGACTACGAATTGGAACGAACCGGCGGCGAGGTCGTTGAGCAGATCATTCGTCCCACCGGATTGCTGGATCCCGAAGTGGAGATCGTGTCGGCTCGCGGACAAGTCACACACTTGCTGGAAGAAGTGCGACTGCGTGCGGAACGCGACGAACGTGTGTTGGTCACCGCATTGACCAAGCGATTGGCGGAAGATTTGGCGACTTACTTCCAAGAACAAAGCGTTCGCTGTCGCTGGCTGCATAGCGAACTGAATGCATTCGAACGAGTCGATTTGCTGCAAGAACTTCGCAGCGGCCAGTTTGACTGTTTGGTCGGTGTGAACTTGCTTCGGGAAGGTTTGGATTTGCCCGAGGTGTCTTTAGTCGCGATTCTTGATGCGGACAAGGAAGGATTTTTGCGCAGCGAAACCAGTTTGATCCAAACGATCGGACGAGCGGCGCGAAACGCGAATTCGAAGGTCATTTTGTACGCGGACAAGGTGACGGAATCGATGCAGATGGCCATCGACGAAACCGAACGCCGTCGCGCGATCCAGATGGAATACAACGCCAAACATGGCATCGTTCCAAAAACGGTTCGCAAATCGATACGGCAAGGCATCGATACGGAAGCCGCCAATCACAAGGAGTCGACTCGCAAGGCGAAGGATTCCGGCGAAGTCACTTACATCACGATCGAGTACGTCGACGCGCTCGAGCAAGAGATGTTGGCGGCTGCGGAAGATCTGGAGTTCGAGCGTGCTGCACGTCTGCGAGATCGGGTTCTGCAGTTGAAAGAGCACATTGGCAAACCGCTCTCGGAAGTCGAAATCGTGGACGAGAAACAGGCGAGTAAATCCGGCGGCCGAGGCCGGGGACGACGCGGCGGTAAAGCAAAAGGTGCCCGGAAGGGTGCCAAGATCCCGCGTCCAAAACGTGGTTGA
- a CDS encoding glycosyltransferase, translating to MATVVCTRWLDAFPASYVTVLRNAVAANLDRPHRFVCVTDNVAGLTDGVEGIQMPDLGIPLQRQRKGCWPKLSILAPGLLPANEPTLYLDLDVVVNQDLDGFFDRLESERGFHALREWNPTLWNLAPLKMRPDRGVQGSILGFYPGEQTELFRRFNENQSECFKRFPLDQDFLTAHVDDVRYWPFDWTASFKWHCLKYYPFNQIFPKIKRPEKAKIVVFHGDPRPIDVVPQGDYHWGTKRKFGRGPVDWVRDYWLAHDVSWKEKSTTSNAMSFHRMAA from the coding sequence ATGGCGACCGTTGTCTGCACCCGTTGGTTGGACGCGTTCCCGGCATCGTATGTCACCGTATTGAGAAACGCGGTTGCCGCGAACTTGGATCGTCCTCATCGTTTCGTCTGTGTGACGGACAACGTGGCTGGATTGACTGACGGTGTCGAAGGAATCCAGATGCCTGATCTTGGAATTCCTCTGCAGCGTCAACGAAAAGGTTGCTGGCCTAAGCTGTCGATCCTCGCGCCGGGCCTTTTACCAGCGAATGAGCCGACGCTCTATCTAGATCTCGATGTGGTGGTCAATCAGGATCTGGATGGATTCTTTGATCGCTTGGAGTCGGAACGAGGTTTTCACGCGTTGCGAGAGTGGAATCCGACGCTTTGGAACCTCGCCCCTTTGAAAATGCGACCCGACCGCGGTGTTCAGGGATCAATTCTGGGTTTTTATCCCGGCGAACAAACTGAGTTGTTCCGTCGATTCAATGAGAACCAATCCGAATGCTTCAAACGCTTTCCATTGGATCAAGACTTCCTGACCGCACACGTTGATGATGTTCGCTATTGGCCGTTTGACTGGACCGCCAGCTTCAAATGGCATTGCCTGAAATATTACCCATTCAATCAGATCTTCCCAAAAATCAAACGCCCAGAAAAGGCGAAGATCGTGGTGTTCCACGGCGATCCTCGGCCAATCGATGTTGTGCCTCAGGGTGACTATCACTGGGGCACCAAACGAAAATTTGGTCGCGGTCCCGTGGATTGGGTTCGTGACTACTGGTTGGCGCATGACGTGAGTTGGAAAGAAAAGTCAACGACGTCAAACGCAATGTCTTTTCATCGCATGGCTGCATAA
- a CDS encoding DEAD/DEAH box helicase: protein MSTAILPSTASDDKSLINLDAFAVQPRPYQQRIIQRALDAFGCSAACDAAFEPTACTEATENGAGQGGQSKSRPSSVLIESPTGSGKTVMGLAVAAIMQRTLGIQVGWVAMRRNLLIQAQAENARREFGVDMRMISMFDKNPPSVNLLVVDEAQHDAATSMANLHGQIQPQWTLGLSATPYRSDRIKLCFENVIRDAGIAHLIADGYLSPYHHYTIEEYSPETVATLLIEEPERWGKSLVFFHKQTQCDELKSRLDAAGIRSDIVTAKTDRERQLARFVEGQTDVLINMAILTEGFDCPSLKTVFCRPSGQGTTIQMAGRVLRQCESEPVKQVVQCRHTRHPMMRTAIPAEQYLWTEYGWRSISGNRQLDAMAMAARQRVAKANVSLPKLIAAHRPRRRMHRLTR, encoded by the coding sequence ATGTCCACTGCGATCCTGCCTTCCACGGCATCCGATGACAAGTCGCTCATCAATTTGGACGCTTTCGCTGTCCAGCCTCGTCCGTATCAACAGCGAATCATTCAACGTGCATTGGATGCGTTTGGATGTTCCGCCGCGTGTGATGCCGCTTTCGAACCCACCGCCTGCACCGAAGCGACGGAGAACGGGGCAGGGCAGGGTGGGCAATCAAAATCGCGTCCGAGTAGCGTTCTGATCGAAAGCCCAACCGGCAGTGGAAAGACGGTGATGGGATTGGCGGTCGCCGCAATCATGCAACGGACATTGGGAATTCAAGTGGGGTGGGTTGCCATGCGACGCAACCTTTTGATTCAGGCCCAGGCGGAGAATGCTCGTCGGGAATTCGGCGTCGACATGCGGATGATCAGCATGTTTGACAAGAACCCGCCCAGCGTAAATTTGCTGGTGGTTGATGAAGCTCAGCACGACGCGGCAACCAGCATGGCGAACCTGCACGGCCAGATCCAACCGCAATGGACGCTCGGCCTTTCCGCGACACCGTATCGTTCCGACCGAATCAAGCTTTGTTTTGAGAACGTCATTCGGGATGCTGGCATCGCACACTTGATCGCCGACGGTTACCTCAGTCCCTATCACCACTACACGATCGAGGAGTATTCGCCTGAGACAGTCGCCACGTTGTTGATTGAAGAGCCAGAACGTTGGGGCAAGTCGCTGGTCTTCTTTCACAAGCAAACGCAATGCGATGAGTTGAAGTCGCGATTGGATGCGGCCGGAATTCGTAGCGATATCGTCACTGCAAAAACGGATCGGGAGCGACAACTGGCCAGGTTTGTCGAAGGTCAAACCGATGTGCTGATCAACATGGCGATTTTAACGGAAGGGTTTGATTGTCCTTCATTGAAGACCGTTTTCTGTCGTCCTAGCGGTCAAGGCACCACGATTCAGATGGCCGGGCGAGTGTTGCGTCAATGTGAATCGGAACCCGTCAAGCAAGTCGTCCAGTGTCGACATACCCGGCATCCAATGATGCGAACCGCGATTCCGGCGGAGCAATACCTTTGGACCGAATACGGGTGGCGAAGCATTTCCGGCAATCGCCAATTGGATGCCATGGCGATGGCCGCTCGCCAACGAGTCGCAAAAGCCAACGTGAGTCTGCCGAAGCTGATCGCCGCTCACCGACCTCGCCGACGAATGCATCGTTTGACGCGTTGA
- a CDS encoding DinB family protein, which yields MIGQMIAESGRLCVGYARRLLDGVTEDNFARFARVGDTVIQSNHPAFILGHLNQYPQQIITQLGGDASAIRPSEKYEALFSKTATCLDDPDGTLYPSMNEVVEKFFASHEAAIETLLGTEDAAFQVETPVPHMREKFSTLGSLHAFYFSGHMMLHVGQFSAWRRAMGMGPA from the coding sequence ATGATCGGACAAATGATTGCTGAGTCCGGGCGGCTTTGTGTGGGATATGCACGTCGCCTCTTAGACGGTGTGACAGAGGACAATTTTGCGAGGTTTGCCCGTGTGGGAGACACCGTCATTCAGTCCAACCATCCGGCGTTCATTCTTGGACACCTGAATCAATATCCCCAGCAGATCATCACGCAATTGGGCGGCGATGCATCGGCGATTAGACCTTCCGAGAAGTACGAGGCGTTGTTTTCGAAAACAGCAACGTGCTTAGACGATCCAGACGGCACTTTATATCCGTCCATGAATGAAGTGGTTGAGAAATTCTTCGCCTCTCACGAAGCGGCGATTGAAACGTTGCTAGGGACTGAGGATGCCGCGTTTCAGGTGGAAACGCCCGTGCCGCATATGCGGGAGAAGTTCTCGACCCTTGGTTCGTTGCATGCGTTCTACTTCAGCGGCCACATGATGCTGCACGTTGGTCAGTTCAGCGCTTGGCGACGTGCGATGGGGATGGGCCCCGCTTAA